One stretch of Geoalkalibacter ferrihydriticus DSM 17813 DNA includes these proteins:
- the mntA gene encoding type VII toxin-antitoxin system MntA family adenylyltransferase antitoxin, producing the protein MPQSIPPVLPKALTERVARIAQVPEVERIILFGSRARGDAQSRSDIDLAISAPTMTRRRWLEIVDLMEEAESLLSIDLVRLDEAGEGLQAQIRKEGKVLYERSESDSGTGKS; encoded by the coding sequence ATGCCGCAGAGCATACCCCCAGTCTTGCCGAAAGCTTTAACGGAACGGGTCGCCCGGATTGCGCAGGTGCCGGAAGTTGAACGTATTATCCTTTTCGGATCGCGGGCGCGCGGTGATGCGCAAAGCCGCTCCGATATCGATCTGGCCATTAGCGCGCCCACGATGACTCGCCGCCGATGGCTTGAGATCGTTGATCTGATGGAAGAGGCTGAATCACTCCTGTCAATTGACCTGGTCAGGCTGGATGAGGCCGGAGAGGGTTTGCAAGCGCAAATTCGCAAGGAGGGAAAGGTTCTCTATGAACGATCAGAAAGCGATTCAGGGACTGGCAAATCTTGA
- a CDS encoding OmcA/MtrC family decaheme c-type cytochrome: MKKYWTLNRYLLIPFFALSLALAGCSGDDGSMGPQGPQGEPGEDATTILPGPGIPQAFDVPAHALSITAPIPATVEEITINNGEFTLDFTVDGLADPSRVQAEFTIAKWVEAENSWISMLQRNRIYATGDTNVVRAGNLRVEGANFISANPDGSFSYTFVHGGNNIDFTAGAYWTHNPPPTDTPDTAYNAFVQGILTSIATNGDWDEDAVYRVGVTSRQGERFTAIAYVTGDGTPIAVEDAPQQISADTLLSCLDCHGDRGNDQTTFSAHSNRRHDPQLCTSCHNAYTYDSHNSESVVNGWAHADMMSIVHKIHAGIDGYMIAVTDYSGANFPDWLFGRSGSGVNGTQNCTACHKGAVPADGQEWNITHSVFTCASCHVGDTLAEAYPSLVGSGPHGDDDVHNCADCHSTWTADTYHGISPRIDALDTARSYLMEIVSVENAVAGQAAQVTWRVQKDGDYQNLFTGGDTYLQDAVRLGIGWGYGDDWTNDGSGAISNGDAGRPFQATANATNTAQGTDNTYAVTTFPALPAAASEGRNGFAVVERGPSGINASSAVKTFILGAGDAELGNRREIVSTESCLACHATIGRHGTYADVASGVTSCVTCHNAGSLSRDASVEQGTVDFMYIVHAIHGVGEKRSKFDRRRDHGYDYVTYPSTVTDCTACHVGDSHKEVDYAKRLGVIANEGKDLFLDGQGVNSPYASVCYSCHQDDNETYRAHFLSMSANMLGNANHAEYFEGQRAETCSLCHW; this comes from the coding sequence ATGAAGAAGTATTGGACATTGAATCGCTATTTGCTGATCCCGTTTTTCGCGCTCAGCCTGGCGTTGGCCGGCTGCTCGGGCGATGATGGGTCCATGGGGCCGCAAGGACCGCAGGGTGAACCCGGCGAAGATGCGACCACCATTCTCCCCGGGCCTGGCATCCCGCAAGCATTTGACGTACCCGCGCACGCTCTTAGCATCACCGCGCCCATTCCTGCAACCGTTGAAGAAATCACAATTAACAACGGTGAATTCACCCTTGACTTCACAGTCGATGGCTTGGCGGATCCCAGCCGCGTGCAGGCCGAATTCACCATTGCAAAATGGGTTGAAGCTGAGAATTCCTGGATCAGCATGCTGCAGCGCAATCGGATTTATGCCACCGGCGATACGAATGTGGTTCGCGCCGGCAATCTGCGGGTGGAAGGTGCCAATTTTATTTCTGCAAACCCTGATGGGTCGTTCAGCTATACCTTCGTCCATGGTGGCAACAACATAGACTTTACCGCTGGCGCCTACTGGACCCACAATCCTCCCCCCACAGACACTCCTGACACTGCCTACAACGCGTTTGTTCAGGGAATTCTAACTAGCATCGCCACCAATGGTGACTGGGATGAAGACGCCGTCTATCGCGTCGGCGTCACCAGCCGCCAAGGCGAACGATTCACCGCCATTGCTTATGTAACCGGTGACGGCACACCGATAGCAGTTGAAGATGCCCCCCAACAGATCAGCGCAGATACGCTTCTTTCATGCCTGGACTGCCACGGTGATCGCGGCAATGACCAGACAACATTCAGTGCGCACAGCAACCGTCGCCACGATCCGCAACTGTGCACCAGCTGCCACAACGCCTACACCTATGACAGCCACAACTCTGAATCCGTGGTCAATGGCTGGGCCCATGCCGACATGATGAGCATCGTCCACAAGATCCATGCCGGAATCGATGGCTACATGATCGCCGTCACCGATTACAGCGGCGCAAACTTTCCCGACTGGCTTTTCGGCCGCTCCGGGAGTGGCGTCAATGGCACACAAAACTGCACCGCCTGCCATAAGGGCGCTGTGCCTGCGGATGGCCAGGAGTGGAACATAACGCATTCGGTGTTCACATGCGCATCGTGTCATGTTGGTGACACTCTGGCGGAAGCTTACCCGAGTTTGGTCGGCAGCGGCCCCCATGGCGACGATGACGTCCATAACTGTGCCGACTGCCATAGCACATGGACGGCCGACACATATCATGGCATTTCGCCGCGCATTGATGCTTTGGATACGGCCCGCAGCTATCTCATGGAAATTGTCAGCGTGGAAAACGCCGTCGCCGGCCAAGCCGCTCAGGTAACCTGGCGCGTACAAAAAGACGGTGACTACCAAAACCTTTTCACTGGCGGCGACACCTATCTCCAAGACGCCGTTCGCCTCGGTATCGGCTGGGGCTATGGCGACGACTGGACCAATGATGGGTCCGGGGCCATCAGCAACGGCGATGCGGGCCGTCCCTTCCAGGCCACTGCGAACGCTACGAATACCGCCCAGGGTACCGACAACACCTATGCGGTCACAACCTTTCCTGCACTTCCAGCGGCAGCATCCGAAGGACGCAACGGCTTTGCCGTGGTGGAACGTGGGCCGTCAGGCATCAACGCCAGCAGCGCCGTGAAAACCTTCATCCTAGGCGCGGGCGATGCGGAACTTGGCAACCGCCGCGAAATCGTATCCACCGAAAGCTGCTTGGCCTGCCACGCCACCATTGGCCGACACGGCACCTACGCCGATGTCGCCTCTGGCGTCACCTCATGCGTCACCTGCCACAACGCCGGCTCTCTCAGCCGCGACGCCAGTGTGGAACAGGGCACGGTTGATTTCATGTACATCGTGCATGCCATCCACGGCGTCGGGGAAAAGCGCAGCAAGTTCGACCGCCGCAGAGACCATGGCTACGATTATGTCACCTACCCCAGCACGGTGACCGACTGCACAGCGTGCCATGTCGGCGACAGCCATAAAGAGGTTGATTATGCTAAACGTCTTGGCGTCATTGCCAACGAAGGCAAAGACCTCTTCCTGGATGGCCAGGGTGTTAATTCACCCTATGCATCCGTATGCTACTCTTGCCACCAGGATGACAACGAAACCTACCGTGCGCACTTCCTGAGTATGTCGGCAAATATGCTCGGCAACGCAAATCACGCCGAGTACTTCGAAGGCCAGCGTGCCGAAACCTGTAGCCTTTGCCACTGGTAA
- a CDS encoding ATP-binding protein — MLEKNIRRQVLVPLTLTFIILISAFLYTSYRIRAQDYASGLAHRHQRVQNLLDGLVASRAQAMTSTAGFIAEQRRFQDAMFARDRQRLLEHGAALLPRLHNQQQITHFYFHDVQGQNFLRVYQPDNIADTPQRFTLRRAMEQGTPEAGLELGGNGTFTLRLVFPWLVENELLGYIELGQEIDPILQELKDITEIDFILALDKQYLDRTSWEEGMALLGRRADWDLLADRVLIDQTVPVTPAVAAEMLSGDAIYQAQGAQINANGRIFRGRAFPLADAAQHTVGDFILLKDMTGEIAAFRTFVAQITSFSLLLSIALFAFSYRVLGRVDVRLTESRRRLREEFDNQTRTNAQLEKEVAERRRAEADLTRLNEHLEHRVNERTSELRAMNLELETGRKALEDAYKNLQAQQATILQQDKMASIGQLAAGVAHDINNPIGFVAGNIEVLADFWQKVSAYLAILDRALREAATPEELGRVAAERESLKVDYVFEELPAVLAECREGTERVNKIVLNLKGFSRHDAPEGRLADLHECLDSTLGIIRNELRYKADVTKEYGDIPEIFCYPQQLNQVFMNLLINAAQSIEHWGEITIRTWADDAQVCVAIGDTGAGIPKEQLSKVFEPFFTTKEVGVGTGLGLSIVYDIVKHHGGDISVESEPGKGSVFTIRLPRRAQRPAHA; from the coding sequence ATGCTCGAAAAAAATATCCGAAGACAGGTTCTGGTCCCCCTCACCCTCACTTTCATCATTCTCATCAGTGCATTTCTCTATACCAGCTACCGCATCCGCGCGCAGGACTACGCCAGCGGGTTAGCCCACCGCCATCAACGGGTGCAAAATCTTCTGGACGGCCTTGTAGCCTCGCGTGCTCAGGCGATGACGTCCACGGCGGGATTCATCGCCGAGCAACGACGGTTTCAAGACGCGATGTTCGCCAGGGATCGCCAGCGCCTTCTAGAGCATGGCGCGGCGCTTCTCCCGCGCCTCCATAACCAACAGCAGATCACGCATTTTTATTTCCATGATGTGCAGGGACAAAACTTTTTACGCGTCTACCAGCCCGACAACATCGCGGACACCCCCCAGCGCTTTACCTTGCGACGTGCCATGGAGCAAGGGACACCTGAGGCGGGTCTGGAGCTGGGCGGCAACGGGACGTTTACCCTGCGTCTGGTTTTCCCCTGGCTGGTCGAGAACGAATTGCTCGGCTACATCGAGCTTGGCCAGGAAATCGACCCCATCCTCCAGGAGCTTAAGGATATTACCGAAATCGACTTCATCCTCGCCCTCGATAAACAATATCTGGACCGCACGTCCTGGGAGGAAGGCATGGCACTGTTGGGCCGGCGCGCCGACTGGGATCTGCTCGCCGACAGAGTCCTCATCGACCAAACGGTTCCAGTGACTCCGGCGGTCGCAGCCGAGATGCTGTCCGGCGATGCGATCTACCAGGCGCAAGGCGCACAAATCAACGCCAACGGCCGCATCTTTCGCGGGCGCGCCTTTCCCCTGGCCGATGCGGCGCAGCACACCGTCGGCGACTTTATCCTGCTTAAGGACATGACCGGAGAAATCGCCGCCTTTCGCACCTTCGTCGCGCAGATCACCTCCTTCAGCCTGCTGTTGAGCATCGCCCTGTTTGCCTTTTCCTACCGGGTGCTGGGGCGCGTTGATGTGCGCTTGACGGAATCGCGTCGCAGGCTGCGCGAAGAGTTCGACAACCAGACGCGCACCAACGCGCAACTGGAGAAGGAAGTGGCCGAGCGACGCCGCGCCGAGGCGGACTTGACACGCCTGAACGAACACCTGGAACACCGCGTAAACGAGCGCACCAGCGAACTGCGCGCCATGAATCTCGAACTCGAAACCGGCCGCAAAGCCCTCGAGGACGCCTACAAGAACCTTCAGGCGCAACAGGCGACTATTCTGCAGCAGGACAAAATGGCCAGCATCGGCCAGCTTGCAGCCGGCGTCGCCCATGACATCAACAACCCCATCGGCTTTGTTGCGGGAAACATCGAGGTGCTTGCCGACTTCTGGCAAAAAGTTTCCGCGTATCTCGCCATTCTGGATCGCGCCCTGCGCGAGGCGGCCACGCCCGAAGAGCTTGGGCGGGTCGCGGCCGAACGTGAGTCGCTCAAAGTCGACTACGTGTTCGAGGAATTGCCTGCGGTCCTGGCCGAGTGCCGGGAAGGCACCGAGCGCGTCAATAAAATCGTTCTCAACCTCAAGGGCTTCTCACGCCACGATGCGCCCGAGGGACGCCTTGCCGACCTTCACGAATGTCTGGACAGCACCCTCGGCATCATCCGCAATGAATTGCGCTACAAGGCCGATGTCACAAAGGAGTACGGCGACATCCCTGAAATCTTCTGCTATCCCCAGCAACTCAACCAGGTTTTCATGAATCTGCTCATCAACGCCGCCCAGTCCATCGAGCACTGGGGCGAAATCACCATCCGCACCTGGGCCGACGACGCTCAGGTCTGCGTTGCCATCGGCGATACGGGCGCCGGCATCCCCAAGGAACAATTAAGCAAGGTCTTCGAGCCGTTTTTCACCACCAAGGAGGTCGGCGTCGGCACCGGTCTGGGTCTGAGCATCGTCTACGACATCGTTAAGCACCACGGAGGCGATATTTCCGTGGAGAGCGAACCCGGCAAGGGCAGCGTCTTCACCATCCGTCTGCCGCGCCGCGCACAGAGGCCCGCGCATGCCTGA
- a CDS encoding transposase: protein MPRTARLDIPDILQHVMVRGVNRGDIFVDDDDRRKFLNRLSQLLVETQTVCFAWALMPNHLHLLLRPGARGLSHLMRRLLTGYAIYFNRRHERSGHLFQNRYQSIVCDENAYLLELIRYIHLNPLRAAVVNDLEALDLYPWTGHRILMGQGEFAGQVVDEVLGLFAEERSRGREKYREFVADGLDMGRRAELVGKRAGGDERAEGDVLKDQRILGDEKFLEKLREQKAFAVQPVARAPVEDIVRRVCEYYGVDPADIGKNIRTTQIAKARSVVCFLAVREAGHSGVRVGEQVNLGRAGVSRAAVRGAEVVRKNLGLLGLVDG from the coding sequence ATGCCGAGAACTGCGCGATTAGATATTCCAGATATCCTCCAGCACGTCATGGTGCGCGGTGTCAATCGCGGCGATATTTTCGTCGACGATGATGACCGGCGAAAATTCCTCAACCGTCTTTCGCAATTGCTGGTGGAGACGCAGACGGTGTGTTTTGCCTGGGCGCTTATGCCCAACCATCTTCACCTGTTGCTGCGTCCGGGCGCGCGCGGTCTTTCGCATCTCATGCGGCGGCTTTTGACCGGTTACGCCATCTATTTTAATCGTCGGCATGAGCGTTCGGGGCATTTGTTCCAGAATCGCTACCAGTCTATCGTCTGCGACGAAAACGCCTACCTGCTTGAACTCATCCGCTATATTCATCTCAACCCTCTGCGTGCGGCAGTGGTCAATGATCTGGAAGCCTTGGATCTCTATCCTTGGACGGGGCACAGGATTCTGATGGGGCAGGGCGAATTCGCCGGTCAGGTGGTTGATGAAGTGCTGGGGTTGTTTGCCGAGGAACGGTCGCGGGGGCGCGAGAAGTATCGTGAGTTTGTCGCCGATGGGCTCGACATGGGGCGGCGCGCGGAGTTGGTCGGCAAACGGGCTGGCGGTGATGAGCGCGCGGAAGGCGACGTCCTCAAGGATCAACGAATCCTTGGCGATGAGAAATTTCTGGAAAAGCTGCGTGAACAAAAGGCTTTTGCCGTTCAACCGGTCGCGCGCGCACCTGTCGAGGACATTGTGCGGCGGGTCTGTGAGTATTACGGTGTCGATCCAGCGGATATTGGGAAAAACATCCGGACAACGCAGATCGCCAAAGCGCGCAGCGTCGTTTGTTTTCTTGCCGTCCGTGAGGCGGGGCACAGTGGCGTCCGGGTTGGTGAGCAAGTCAACCTGGGACGGGCCGGGGTGAGTCGCGCGGCGGTACGGGGCGCCGAGGTTGTGCGGAAAAATTTGGGTCTCTTGGGATTAGTTGACGGGTAA
- a CDS encoding response regulator: MPETLRLLCVDDEANILNVLKRQLFASDMEIHTALSASEGLELLRSLPPVHIILSDERMPGMGGTEFLREARRIRPDAVRIMLSGFADAARVRQSLEDNHLHLFLRKPWRAEELHQALTQARKLLADGRKHPSLKGDS; the protein is encoded by the coding sequence ATGCCTGAGACGCTGCGCCTGCTCTGCGTGGATGATGAGGCCAACATCCTCAATGTCCTCAAGCGGCAACTCTTCGCGTCGGACATGGAGATCCACACCGCGCTGAGCGCAAGCGAGGGGCTTGAACTCTTGCGCAGTCTGCCGCCCGTCCACATCATCCTGTCGGACGAGCGCATGCCCGGCATGGGCGGCACTGAATTCCTGCGCGAAGCGCGGCGCATTCGCCCTGATGCCGTGCGCATCATGCTGTCGGGATTCGCCGATGCCGCAAGGGTCCGGCAGTCCCTAGAAGACAACCACCTGCACCTGTTTTTGCGCAAGCCCTGGCGCGCCGAGGAACTTCACCAGGCCCTGACCCAAGCGAGAAAACTTTTGGCCGATGGCCGGAAGCACCCCTCCCTGAAAGGCGACTCATGA
- a CDS encoding HI0074 family nucleotidyltransferase substrate-binding subunit, whose product MNDQKAIQGLANLEKALKRLDEALREPDTNSLVVDGTIQRFEFVIELYWKTLKRLLAVDGITANTPREALQKAFAAHWINDETAWLQMLRDRNGTSHLYDEAAARRIYAHIRQYFPELQKTFRFLADRFSYRDGEA is encoded by the coding sequence ATGAACGATCAGAAAGCGATTCAGGGACTGGCAAATCTTGAGAAGGCGCTCAAGCGGCTTGACGAAGCCTTGCGTGAACCGGACACCAACTCCTTGGTTGTCGACGGTACCATCCAGCGCTTTGAATTTGTCATCGAACTCTACTGGAAAACACTGAAGCGGCTTTTGGCTGTTGATGGGATAACCGCCAATACACCACGCGAGGCTTTGCAAAAGGCCTTCGCTGCGCACTGGATCAATGACGAGACCGCTTGGCTGCAAATGCTGCGCGATCGAAATGGAACCTCGCATCTATATGATGAGGCTGCGGCACGTCGCATCTACGCGCATATCCGCCAATATTTCCCCGAGTTGCAGAAAACTTTCAGGTTTTTGGCTGATCGTTTCTCTTATCGGGATGGGGAAGCGTAG
- a CDS encoding sigma-54-dependent transcriptional regulator, translating to MSDKKATEPHPDKTHILYVDDEPAYCRLFRRALSDDTRFLVTTAESGEEALRLLHETTADIVITDLLMPRMDGMELLRRIRKSSPETFVLILTGVDSTSEAVKAIKAGAYDYILKPLDMTMLRRQLDKILQHKQLLRESSLVPDKKFRFENLVGRDAAMYEIFEKIGHLAQTDTTVLIHGESGTGKELIAEAIHARGVRRDKPFIRVNCAALTETLINSALFGHEKGAFTGATARKSGFFEAASGGTIFLDEIGDIPIQTQVALLRVLELGNFQRVGGTDTIQVDTRIICATNRDLSSAIKDKSFREDLYYRINVVSLTAPPLRARKSDIPLLANFFLDKYRRETGKNVTGISKAALALLCDHDWPGNVRELANTLEHAVVFCQGRQILPAHLPESIRIADQGQFSLTLHDSSLAGAEAALIRRVLESKDWHLSHAAQALGIARGTLYSKMEKLGIRKPH from the coding sequence ATGAGCGACAAGAAGGCCACTGAGCCACATCCCGACAAAACCCACATTCTTTACGTGGATGATGAACCGGCCTACTGTCGCCTATTTCGCCGCGCCCTGAGCGACGACACCCGCTTTCTCGTCACCACCGCGGAAAGCGGCGAGGAAGCCTTGCGACTGCTGCACGAAACAACCGCCGACATCGTCATCACCGATCTTCTCATGCCGCGCATGGACGGGATGGAGTTGCTGCGCCGCATCCGCAAAAGCAGCCCCGAGACATTCGTGCTGATCCTCACCGGGGTCGATTCGACAAGCGAGGCGGTCAAAGCCATCAAGGCCGGCGCCTACGACTACATCCTCAAGCCGCTGGACATGACCATGCTGCGGCGCCAACTGGACAAAATCCTTCAGCACAAACAGCTGCTGCGTGAATCGTCCCTGGTGCCCGACAAGAAATTTCGCTTCGAAAACCTGGTCGGCCGCGATGCGGCCATGTACGAGATTTTCGAAAAGATCGGTCACCTGGCGCAAACCGACACCACGGTTTTGATCCACGGTGAAAGCGGCACCGGCAAGGAACTGATCGCCGAGGCCATTCACGCCCGCGGCGTGCGCCGTGACAAGCCCTTCATTCGCGTCAACTGCGCCGCCCTCACCGAAACCCTCATCAACAGCGCCCTGTTCGGGCATGAAAAAGGCGCCTTTACCGGAGCCACCGCACGCAAATCGGGCTTTTTCGAAGCCGCTTCAGGCGGCACCATCTTTCTCGACGAAATCGGCGACATTCCCATCCAAACGCAGGTCGCGCTACTGCGCGTGTTGGAACTGGGCAACTTTCAACGCGTCGGCGGCACGGACACCATCCAGGTCGACACGCGTATCATCTGCGCCACCAACCGCGACCTGAGTTCGGCCATCAAGGACAAATCCTTCCGCGAGGATCTCTACTACCGCATCAATGTCGTCTCACTGACCGCGCCCCCGCTGCGCGCCCGCAAGTCCGACATTCCCCTGCTGGCTAATTTCTTTCTCGACAAGTACCGCCGCGAAACCGGCAAAAACGTCACCGGCATCTCCAAGGCCGCCCTGGCGCTGCTCTGCGACCACGACTGGCCGGGCAACGTGCGCGAGCTCGCCAACACCCTGGAGCATGCCGTGGTGTTCTGCCAGGGTCGTCAAATCCTGCCCGCGCACCTGCCCGAAAGCATCCGAATCGCCGACCAGGGCCAATTCAGCCTGACCCTTCACGACAGCTCCCTGGCCGGCGCCGAGGCCGCCCTGATTCGCCGCGTCCTCGAATCAAAGGATTGGCACCTCTCCCACGCCGCGCAAGCTCTGGGTATCGCGCGCGGCACCCTGTACAGCAAAATGGAAAAGCTCGGCATCCGCAAACCGCACTAA
- a CDS encoding sensor histidine kinase: MGDDLYYFLLYLFYGLAFYSMGVAVISVKTRSSRLEVARLLWLFAVFAFLHAGNEWLELFLILEATELSRATLVFFSGLKLVVKLTSYLFLMAFGLSLLASYRPRLRSALFAVPLVLLAGMLVSLWLHDVGSVAEFLHYSDVRGRNLVGFPGAVAAGVGLFVFARSTTSTSARAARGFRGAGLALVAYAILTGLIPSGTVLQPLSIPIELLRGLSAFVILHFLMSALHIFDLEQTALLEERLHRLAQAEKLNAIGKLAAGIVHEINNPLTNIVLNVEMLKSEVLNDDSSPKLHKRFAFIERNIERASNIARELLSFSREKEDQFEQVDINELIDTSLTLLGSRRLDFDFRVARGSLQPVWGVPWKIEEVFLNLFINAMDASAPGAVIATESLVVHNEVIVKVTDQGKGIPPENLGRVMEPFFTTKEVGQGTGLGLSICYGIMELHGGRMELAATAAGTEVTLYFPVFRQGD, from the coding sequence TGTGGCTGTTCGCAGTGTTTGCCTTTCTGCACGCCGGCAACGAATGGCTTGAACTGTTTCTGATTCTTGAGGCCACTGAACTTTCGAGGGCCACCCTGGTTTTTTTCAGCGGCCTCAAGCTGGTGGTCAAGCTAACCTCTTATCTCTTTCTGATGGCTTTCGGCCTGAGTCTTCTGGCGTCGTATCGTCCGCGCCTGCGTTCCGCGCTGTTTGCCGTGCCCCTGGTGCTTTTGGCGGGTATGCTGGTTTCTCTGTGGTTGCACGATGTAGGTTCTGTTGCCGAGTTCCTTCACTATAGCGACGTGCGTGGTCGCAATCTGGTCGGGTTTCCCGGCGCGGTTGCGGCGGGGGTGGGGTTGTTTGTCTTTGCCCGTTCCACAACCTCGACCAGTGCGCGCGCCGCCCGAGGATTTCGCGGCGCCGGCCTTGCCCTCGTCGCCTATGCCATCCTGACCGGGCTGATCCCCTCAGGCACGGTTCTTCAGCCCCTCTCCATTCCCATCGAGCTGTTGCGTGGCCTCTCCGCCTTTGTCATCCTGCACTTTCTCATGTCGGCCCTGCACATTTTCGACCTTGAGCAGACCGCCCTTCTGGAAGAGCGTCTGCATCGTCTCGCCCAAGCGGAAAAACTCAATGCCATCGGCAAATTGGCCGCGGGCATCGTCCATGAGATCAACAATCCCTTGACTAACATCGTCCTCAACGTGGAGATGCTCAAGAGTGAGGTATTAAATGACGATAGCTCGCCCAAGTTGCACAAGCGGTTTGCGTTTATCGAACGCAACATCGAGCGCGCCTCAAACATTGCGCGAGAATTGCTGAGTTTTTCGCGCGAAAAGGAAGATCAGTTCGAGCAGGTCGACATTAACGAACTGATTGACACGAGCCTGACCCTGCTCGGCTCACGGCGCCTGGACTTCGATTTTCGGGTGGCCAGGGGATCCTTGCAGCCGGTGTGGGGTGTGCCCTGGAAGATCGAAGAGGTGTTTCTCAACCTTTTCATCAATGCCATGGACGCCTCCGCGCCCGGCGCCGTCATTGCCACAGAGAGTTTGGTGGTGCATAATGAGGTAATTGTTAAGGTTACTGACCAGGGAAAGGGCATTCCGCCGGAAAACCTCGGACGCGTCATGGAGCCCTTTTTTACCACCAAAGAGGTCGGCCAGGGTACCGGGCTCGGGCTCTCCATCTGCTACGGCATCATGGAACTGCACGGCGGCCGCATGGAATTGGCCGCCACCGCCGCCGGCACCGAGGTGACCCTGTATTTTCCCGTATTCCGACAAGGAGATTAG
- a CDS encoding response regulator encodes MQKILVVDDDQDLRESMVEILQDAGLAVTGCERADKALVLLESDSFALVLLDLVMPGMGGMEALSRIRALAPATKVIMVTAFSTTENAVAAMRQGASDYLVKPFRNEELLAASKRVLEEARFEACGAALDAESALNCLANTLRRQILFGLKTCGPLRFMEICRHLNIADHTKVNFHLKILREAGFIEQDEKLYQLTARGRQILECVQFLMRRLGS; translated from the coding sequence GTGCAGAAGATATTGGTGGTGGATGACGATCAGGACTTGCGCGAAAGCATGGTGGAAATTCTGCAGGACGCGGGGCTCGCGGTGACGGGGTGTGAAAGGGCCGACAAGGCCTTGGTGCTGCTGGAATCCGATTCTTTCGCTCTGGTGCTGCTCGATCTGGTCATGCCGGGCATGGGCGGCATGGAGGCGCTTTCGCGCATCCGCGCGCTGGCCCCGGCAACCAAGGTCATCATGGTCACCGCCTTCTCCACGACGGAAAACGCCGTCGCCGCCATGCGCCAGGGTGCCAGCGACTACCTGGTCAAGCCCTTTCGCAACGAGGAGTTGCTCGCTGCAAGCAAGCGCGTGCTTGAAGAGGCCAGGTTTGAAGCGTGTGGCGCCGCTTTGGATGCCGAATCCGCCCTGAACTGTCTGGCCAATACCCTGCGCCGGCAGATTCTTTTCGGCCTTAAAACCTGCGGCCCCTTGCGGTTCATGGAAATCTGCCGTCACTTGAACATCGCCGACCACACCAAAGTCAATTTTCACCTCAAAATTCTGCGCGAGGCCGGTTTTATCGAGCAGGATGAGAAACTCTACCAACTCACCGCACGCGGCCGACAGATTCTGGAATGCGTGCAATTCCTCATGCGCCGTCTGGGTTCCTGA